One Pirellulales bacterium genomic window carries:
- a CDS encoding sodium:solute symporter family protein translates to MNLTLLDWTVIAAYFAFNLGIALYYAKRAKGSTSEFFLSGRDVPWWLAGTSMVATTFAADTPLAVTGLVAKNGIAGNWLWWNFVMSGMLTVFFYARLWRRAGVMTDIEFAELRYSGKPAAFLRGFRALYLGLPINCIVLGWVNLAMLKILRGTLEVDDKTALYILIGMLAFTAFYTTISGLWGVLVTDLFQFVLKMGMVILLAVLAVKAVGGMDALKTKIAELDARQALTGSRLSFLPPLDSLWMPTVTLGVYLAVNWWATWYPGAEPGGGGYVAQRIFSAKNERHGVLATLWFNVAHYALRPWPWILTALASLVLYPELKDKESGYIKTLMDPVIFPTWLRGFMIAAFAAAYMSTIGTQLNWGASYVINDFYRRFVRRTAGERHYVVASQIVTVMLMLISLGVTFSLGSISGAWKLLLVTGAGTGLVLLLRWFWWRVNAWSEVSAMAVAAAVSLFLQLSGPRWDSDDPQQFAFLMLATVGITTAAWLLVTLLTPPEPREKLIAFYRRVRPAGPGWKTIAKLADDSAEGPTESLALQFVNWFFGCVLIYASLFGLGEIIFKEWIAGGVYLLFAVIAAAVISRNLSRADWQPGASKERLS, encoded by the coding sequence ATGAATCTTACTCTGCTCGATTGGACCGTGATTGCAGCGTACTTTGCATTCAACTTGGGCATTGCGCTGTACTACGCCAAACGAGCCAAAGGCAGCACTAGCGAATTCTTTTTGTCGGGCCGCGATGTGCCCTGGTGGCTGGCCGGCACTTCGATGGTGGCCACCACGTTTGCCGCCGATACGCCCCTGGCTGTGACAGGCTTAGTGGCAAAAAACGGCATTGCCGGCAATTGGTTGTGGTGGAATTTTGTCATGAGCGGCATGCTGACCGTGTTCTTTTACGCGCGGCTATGGCGGCGCGCCGGCGTGATGACCGACATCGAGTTTGCCGAGCTGCGCTATTCCGGCAAGCCGGCCGCATTTTTGCGCGGGTTTCGGGCGTTGTACTTGGGATTGCCGATTAATTGCATCGTGTTGGGTTGGGTCAATTTGGCGATGTTGAAAATTCTGCGCGGCACGCTGGAGGTCGATGATAAAACTGCTCTCTATATTCTGATCGGCATGCTGGCGTTCACGGCGTTTTACACGACCATTTCCGGTCTGTGGGGCGTGTTGGTGACCGATCTGTTTCAGTTTGTGTTGAAAATGGGAATGGTCATTTTGCTGGCGGTATTGGCCGTGAAGGCAGTGGGGGGCATGGACGCGCTGAAAACTAAAATTGCTGAGCTGGACGCTCGGCAAGCGCTCACCGGCAGTCGATTGTCGTTTTTGCCGCCGCTCGACTCCCTGTGGATGCCCACCGTTACCCTGGGCGTGTATTTGGCGGTGAATTGGTGGGCCACATGGTATCCAGGCGCGGAACCGGGTGGCGGCGGTTATGTGGCTCAACGAATTTTCTCCGCCAAAAACGAACGGCACGGAGTTCTAGCCACGCTGTGGTTTAATGTGGCCCATTATGCGTTGCGGCCGTGGCCGTGGATTTTGACTGCGCTGGCATCGCTGGTGTTGTACCCCGAATTAAAAGACAAAGAATCGGGCTACATCAAAACGCTCATGGACCCGGTGATTTTTCCGACGTGGCTGCGCGGGTTTATGATTGCCGCTTTTGCCGCCGCCTACATGTCGACCATTGGCACGCAGCTCAATTGGGGCGCCTCGTATGTGATCAACGATTTTTATCGCCGATTCGTCCGTCGCACGGCCGGCGAACGGCATTACGTGGTCGCGTCGCAAATCGTGACGGTGATGCTAATGTTGATTTCTTTGGGCGTGACGTTCAGCCTGGGCTCGATTAGCGGCGCTTGGAAGCTGCTATTGGTTACAGGTGCCGGCACCGGCTTGGTGCTGCTCTTGCGTTGGTTCTGGTGGCGAGTTAACGCCTGGTCGGAAGTTTCTGCAATGGCCGTAGCGGCGGCCGTTTCGTTGTTCCTGCAACTGAGCGGACCGCGGTGGGATAGTGATGATCCACAACAATTCGCATTTTTGATGTTAGCCACCGTGGGCATTACCACCGCGGCATGGTTGCTGGTAACGCTGCTGACGCCGCCGGAGCCGCGCGAAAAATTGATTGCCTTTTATCGTCGTGTGCGGCCAGCCGGACCAGGCTGGAAGACAATTGCCAAGCTCGCCGACGACAGCGCCGAAGGTCCTACAGAAAGTCTCGCCTTGCAATTCGTAAATTGGTTTTTCGGCTGCGTGTTGATTTACGCCAGCCTGTTCGGGCTGGGCGAAATCATTTTCAAAGAGTGGATTGCCGGCGGCGTGTATTTGCTTTTTGCGGTAATTGCCGCGGCCGTCATTTCCCGAAATCTGTCGCGTGCCGATTGGCAGCCAGGCGCCAGCAAAGAGCGCCTATCTTAA
- a CDS encoding glucosamine-6-phosphate deaminase: MERIPVDVYSHSAEASRAVAQEIAALIRARAAEGKHCMLGLATGNTPVGIYNELVRLHREEGLSLCNVITFNLDEYYPMQPHELQSYARFMREHLFDLVDIDVRNCHVPDGGIPIEQVPDYCRWYEEEIVKAGGIDIQLLGVGRTGHIGFNEPGSGASSRSRLITLDRVTRIDAASDFFGQEHVPRRALTMGVGTILAARSVIMLAFGEHKSQIIARAVEGEVSSSIVASFLQQHSSARVVLDEAAAAELTRCKSPWRLGVVEWDAALVRKATIWLARKLEKPILKLTDEDYNQEGLQDLLADRGPSYNINVKVFRDLQATITGWPGGKPAHAKQPGDRPQLHDNIFPKRILVFSPHPDDDVISMGGTLIRLVEQGHEVHVAYQTSGNIAVFDDDAIRYAEFMAELNRHFEVSDQRTAELETHIEEFLRQKKPGQIDSAEVQTIKSLIRRSEARAAARCCGLVPERLYFLDMPFYETGRVKKKPLGEQDFQLTVDLLRRVRPHQVYAAGDLSDPHGTHRMCLNAVLTACQRCQADDWYADCDVWLYRGAWHEWGPHEIEMAVPLSPAEVDRKRTAIFKHESQKDRALFPGPDMREFWKRAEDRNRDTAQLYDRLGLAEYEAIEGFVRWSGKNQLLW; this comes from the coding sequence GTGGAGCGTATTCCGGTCGACGTTTATTCTCACTCCGCAGAAGCCAGCCGCGCTGTTGCACAAGAAATTGCCGCTTTAATTCGTGCCCGCGCCGCCGAAGGCAAGCACTGTATGTTAGGGCTGGCAACGGGCAACACTCCGGTCGGTATTTACAACGAGCTGGTGCGCTTGCATCGCGAAGAAGGGTTGTCGCTGTGCAACGTCATCACCTTCAATCTGGACGAATACTATCCCATGCAACCGCACGAGCTGCAAAGCTATGCGCGCTTCATGCGAGAACATTTATTCGACCTGGTCGATATTGATGTGCGCAATTGCCATGTGCCGGATGGCGGCATTCCCATCGAGCAAGTTCCCGATTATTGCCGTTGGTATGAAGAGGAAATCGTGAAAGCAGGGGGAATCGACATTCAGCTTCTCGGCGTCGGGCGGACCGGGCACATCGGCTTTAACGAGCCCGGCTCCGGCGCTAGTAGCCGGAGCAGGTTGATCACGCTGGATCGGGTTACGCGAATCGATGCCGCCAGCGATTTTTTTGGACAAGAACACGTGCCGCGCCGCGCGCTGACGATGGGCGTGGGGACCATTTTAGCTGCGCGCAGCGTGATCATGCTGGCGTTCGGCGAGCATAAATCGCAAATTATCGCGAGGGCTGTTGAGGGAGAAGTGAGCTCGTCCATCGTTGCCAGCTTTTTGCAACAGCACTCCAGCGCTCGCGTAGTGCTTGATGAGGCGGCCGCCGCCGAGCTCACCCGTTGCAAGTCGCCGTGGCGCTTGGGTGTGGTGGAATGGGACGCGGCCCTGGTGCGTAAGGCGACCATTTGGCTGGCGCGTAAGCTCGAAAAGCCAATCCTCAAGTTGACCGACGAAGATTACAACCAGGAAGGCCTGCAGGATTTGCTGGCCGATCGCGGGCCATCGTACAACATCAACGTAAAAGTGTTTCGCGATTTGCAGGCCACCATCACGGGTTGGCCCGGCGGCAAGCCGGCTCATGCCAAACAACCCGGCGATCGTCCGCAATTGCACGACAACATTTTTCCGAAGCGAATTTTGGTGTTTTCTCCGCATCCGGACGACGACGTCATTTCGATGGGGGGCACGCTCATTCGCTTAGTCGAGCAGGGGCACGAGGTGCACGTCGCTTACCAAACCTCCGGCAACATTGCCGTGTTCGACGACGACGCCATCCGTTACGCGGAATTTATGGCCGAATTGAATCGGCATTTTGAGGTTTCGGACCAGCGCACGGCCGAACTGGAAACGCATATCGAAGAATTCTTGCGCCAGAAAAAGCCGGGGCAAATCGACAGCGCGGAAGTGCAAACCATCAAATCGCTCATTCGCCGCAGCGAAGCTCGCGCCGCCGCCCGGTGCTGCGGCCTAGTGCCCGAGCGGCTTTACTTTCTCGACATGCCGTTTTATGAAACGGGCCGCGTGAAGAAGAAACCGCTGGGCGAGCAAGATTTTCAATTGACGGTCGACTTATTACGGCGCGTGCGGCCACACCAAGTGTATGCCGCCGGCGACTTGTCCGATCCGCACGGCACACACCGCATGTGCTTGAACGCCGTGCTTACGGCCTGCCAACGCTGTCAGGCCGACGATTGGTACGCCGACTGCGATGTCTGGCTGTATCGCGGCGCTTGGCATGAATGGGGACCCCACGAAATTGAAATGGCGGTGCCGCTGAGCCCGGCGGAAGTCGATCGTAAGCGAACCGCCATTTTTAAGCATGAATCGCAAAAAGATCGAGCGCTATTTCCAGGCCCAGATATGCGCGAGTTCTGGAAACGGGCGGAAGATCGAAACCGCGATACCGCCCAACTGTACGATCGACTAGGCTTGGCCGAGTACGAGGCGATCGAGGGCTTTGTCCGTTGGTCGGGAAAAAATCAGCTGCTGTGGTAG
- a CDS encoding sigma-54 dependent transcriptional regulator — protein MSVPPLIGEATWTRLLRKKILQVAAFSSNVLITGPSGTGKELIARAIHEQSSRAIGPFIPVDCTSLTGELFASHLFGHVKGAFTGADHPRLGCFRVADGGTLLLDEIGELSPEMQAKLLRTIQERVVVPLGSDEPVPIDVRIIAATNRNLLSEVHAGRFRLDLYYRLNVVSFETISLNERPEDIPALAAHFLNRLSIEHGFPKKWISPEALAALQAYSWPGNVRELQNVLERAAIFAPGEEIGMAAVAQDISAKFLTVPPCEPGEQDGPPNGSFDGSASDWPSLADIERQHIEATLQHVFYNQSQAAKMLKINRASLARKLKRYGVLASGRRGRPGKPGTAPPG, from the coding sequence GTGAGTGTGCCTCCACTGATTGGCGAGGCAACTTGGACGCGTTTGCTGAGAAAAAAGATTCTGCAAGTTGCAGCGTTCTCTTCAAACGTGCTTATCACGGGTCCAAGTGGAACAGGCAAAGAATTAATTGCACGTGCGATTCATGAGCAGAGCTCCCGCGCTATCGGTCCGTTCATTCCCGTCGATTGCACCTCACTCACCGGCGAGCTGTTCGCCAGCCATTTGTTTGGCCATGTGAAAGGGGCGTTCACTGGCGCAGACCATCCACGACTAGGTTGCTTCCGCGTGGCCGATGGCGGCACGCTGTTGCTCGACGAAATTGGCGAGCTCAGCCCCGAAATGCAAGCCAAGCTGCTGCGCACCATTCAGGAGCGCGTGGTGGTGCCGCTGGGCAGCGACGAGCCGGTTCCCATCGACGTGCGGATTATTGCCGCGACCAATCGGAACCTGTTATCGGAAGTGCATGCGGGCCGCTTTCGGCTCGATTTGTATTACCGATTGAACGTGGTTTCGTTCGAAACCATCAGTCTGAATGAACGCCCGGAAGATATTCCCGCCCTGGCGGCGCATTTTCTAAACCGGTTGAGCATCGAGCACGGTTTTCCCAAGAAATGGATTTCGCCGGAAGCGCTGGCGGCATTGCAAGCATATTCCTGGCCCGGCAATGTGCGCGAACTGCAAAATGTGCTGGAGCGCGCGGCCATTTTTGCGCCGGGGGAAGAAATCGGCATGGCAGCCGTTGCTCAAGATATTTCTGCGAAATTCTTGACGGTGCCGCCGTGTGAACCGGGCGAACAGGATGGACCGCCGAATGGTTCGTTCGATGGTTCAGCCTCCGACTGGCCGAGCTTAGCGGACATTGAGCGCCAACACATTGAAGCCACGCTGCAGCACGTGTTTTACAATCAAAGCCAGGCGGCAAAAATGCTCAAAATCAATCGGGCCAGCCTGGCGCGCAAGTTAAAGCGGTACGGTGTTTTAGCATCTGGCCGCCGCGGCCGCCCTGGCAAGCCAGGCACTGCTCCGCCCGGTTAA
- a CDS encoding response regulator, which yields MTLSLRFHSQIVVADARPHDYQELTQLATKHGWQVHLLTSATAVLRLTPSKPVDLYLVNTRLPDISGFDLFEMLRDRIPTARVFIVSDTYDDDDERQACCCGAALYLCKGPNHTVEFGAFLDFLVDQPAPLVTAEPIVVLPSGVDSLSHPRRVSSTADIPWGGQTH from the coding sequence ATGACTTTGTCTTTACGCTTTCATTCGCAAATTGTTGTGGCCGATGCCAGGCCCCACGATTATCAAGAGCTGACGCAGTTAGCCACCAAACACGGTTGGCAGGTGCATTTGTTAACCAGTGCCACGGCCGTGCTGCGACTGACACCTTCCAAGCCGGTTGACCTGTACTTGGTGAACACACGCCTGCCGGACATATCGGGCTTTGATTTATTCGAAATGCTTCGCGACCGGATTCCCACGGCCAGGGTGTTCATCGTCTCCGACACTTACGATGACGACGATGAGCGCCAAGCTTGCTGCTGCGGAGCAGCGCTATATCTGTGCAAGGGCCCAAACCACACTGTCGAATTCGGCGCATTTTTAGATTTCCTTGTCGATCAGCCTGCGCCGCTTGTCACGGCCGAGCCCATCGTCGTTTTGCCTTCCGGTGTCGATTCACTGTCACATCCTCGCCGCGTTAGTTCCACCGCGGATATTCCATGGGGCGGACAAACGCACTAG
- a CDS encoding PEP-CTERM sorting domain-containing protein, giving the protein MKLLHSRVALVVAALGVVLCGRSFADPLTGEVLKFQQLPLNNGAPAYAGAPVGQLFPGHDEPSEALLTAPGSNDYVGPFAADDFSDKVSTSVVHIRWWGSYLNNSNLTAPPQSVQKFLISFESDVPGGTAVQPFSQPGTPLLTEEVTPGALSPASGTFTEQLINGNVNEHIYQYNAELALPFNEVKDTVYWLKIVALVDPATQGGLKWGWHNRDWGITDNFASTVPSPGENIEGTVITSAGPTPVWHFQDDAVTGRIDYGLNTAGVFGINSETTNNPLNYVQVPGATSNDGPTGIENNSEDLAFELYTTVPEPSTIALLGLGGIGLGVKLRQRRRRGLQGA; this is encoded by the coding sequence ATGAAATTGCTTCACTCCCGCGTTGCATTGGTTGTGGCGGCGCTAGGCGTCGTGCTGTGTGGCCGATCGTTTGCCGACCCGCTGACGGGCGAAGTTTTGAAGTTTCAGCAATTGCCATTGAACAATGGAGCGCCTGCTTATGCCGGAGCACCGGTTGGCCAACTGTTTCCTGGCCATGATGAGCCCAGCGAAGCCTTGCTTACCGCGCCGGGCAGCAACGACTATGTGGGTCCCTTTGCGGCCGACGATTTTTCCGACAAAGTCAGCACGTCGGTGGTCCATATTCGCTGGTGGGGTTCGTATCTTAATAACTCAAATCTGACAGCTCCGCCCCAGAGCGTGCAGAAATTTTTGATTTCATTCGAATCTGACGTTCCCGGTGGCACTGCGGTACAACCGTTCAGTCAACCCGGTACACCGCTCCTCACGGAAGAGGTAACTCCTGGGGCGCTATCGCCAGCTTCCGGCACCTTTACCGAACAGCTCATTAACGGCAATGTGAACGAGCACATCTATCAATACAATGCCGAACTTGCATTACCGTTTAACGAAGTAAAAGACACGGTGTATTGGTTGAAAATCGTAGCCTTGGTTGATCCGGCAACCCAAGGTGGATTGAAATGGGGCTGGCACAATCGCGATTGGGGAATTACGGACAATTTTGCCTCGACAGTTCCCTCGCCTGGCGAAAACATTGAAGGTACCGTAATAACCTCCGCCGGTCCCACCCCCGTTTGGCACTTTCAGGACGACGCCGTCACCGGCCGAATCGATTACGGGTTGAATACAGCGGGTGTGTTTGGCATCAATTCCGAAACCACGAACAATCCGCTGAATTATGTTCAGGTTCCTGGCGCCACCTCGAACGATGGCCCGACCGGCATCGAAAACAACTCCGAGGATTTGGCGTTCGAACTGTACACCACCGTGCCAGAACCCAGCACGATTGCACTGTTGGGATTGGGTGGAATTGGCTTGGGCGTCAAATTGCGGCAACGCCGCCGCCGCGGGCTGCAGGGCGCTTGA
- a CDS encoding caspase family protein produces MKNSSMIAGTLGGLLAFCSFVKGAQPPATSTLDPAHFHALLVGCTKYDNLPANKSLRGPANDVELMRDFLTDLLRHSSPDLDHFKLPPTAIKVLSEADATAQGDDFRPTRTNIEREIQNLIATAQEGDQVVILLAGHGGQQPEHKNPDPIYAKPDGLDQMFLPCDCGKWNGKKWCVDRSIADYELRDWGKQITLQKKARLWVILDACCSGWTMRGDSPEIARSISTDELGIPEADLQDAAKTALARQPAHQAAEKMPGNGDHTRGGGAVDVGFAFDPQLHDERQSPNYAGIYAAQRDESELEMRMPYRAADPKEAKYQGLLTYAIVDILSHTARKITYGELAELVRQRYPQWGRTAGPTPVVEGLAKDCEVLGLQRWPGRSAMRWRKDGTDGFVLNEGSVQGLTPGTVVALYPSIESTTAPSNEKELLGYAKVKHCELLESDVKLAAYSGMSEPRQAKLPAHGRFEVVWTDYGSQRLKLGVDAASGNLQQLSADLKAALAKEGLLEFVDDMHLAQWVVQMRDGKLVLLSKDAAEIGGTPPPEAALFSIQGQPTAEIVHMLEEIARAQNLLTLTAAQQTDKLRGAGQDDDPSHPNVELKILRCKSKTDPGTEIDLAKEPLTLLPNDLIRWRMTNHGQSDMAATLLYIDAGFGIKAIFPRAGSGTDNLLTKKEGTQQTKVWRITADPVGNEHVVLIAVPRQAGNQAPDFSFLEQSTLPLMRGADDPEAASLESPLGKLLKNAMYENGTRGGAPVDDIIDTQLSLQSWRVGAEK; encoded by the coding sequence ATGAAAAATTCATCCATGATCGCAGGAACGCTGGGAGGCTTGCTCGCATTTTGCTCGTTCGTAAAAGGAGCGCAGCCGCCGGCAACCTCCACGCTTGATCCGGCACACTTTCATGCGCTTTTGGTGGGATGCACAAAATATGACAACTTGCCTGCGAATAAAAGTCTGCGCGGTCCGGCGAACGATGTGGAATTGATGCGTGACTTTCTGACGGATTTACTGCGCCACAGCTCGCCCGATCTCGATCATTTCAAACTGCCACCCACCGCGATTAAGGTTTTGTCTGAAGCGGACGCAACCGCGCAGGGAGATGACTTTCGACCTACGCGCACAAATATTGAGCGCGAAATACAAAATTTAATTGCAACCGCCCAAGAAGGCGACCAGGTGGTGATTCTGCTGGCAGGTCATGGTGGCCAGCAACCGGAGCATAAGAACCCCGACCCAATCTATGCGAAGCCGGATGGCTTAGACCAAATGTTCCTTCCCTGCGATTGCGGCAAGTGGAATGGCAAAAAATGGTGCGTCGATCGGTCGATTGCCGATTACGAGCTGCGCGACTGGGGCAAACAGATTACGCTGCAGAAAAAGGCTCGCTTGTGGGTTATTCTGGACGCATGCTGTTCTGGCTGGACCATGCGCGGCGACTCGCCTGAAATTGCGCGCAGCATTTCAACCGACGAATTGGGAATTCCTGAAGCCGATCTTCAAGATGCGGCAAAAACGGCGCTAGCGCGTCAGCCCGCCCATCAGGCTGCCGAAAAAATGCCAGGCAATGGCGACCATACGCGCGGAGGAGGCGCAGTGGATGTGGGGTTCGCGTTCGATCCCCAACTTCACGACGAGCGGCAGTCGCCCAATTATGCCGGAATTTATGCGGCCCAGCGCGACGAGTCGGAATTAGAAATGCGCATGCCCTACCGCGCTGCTGATCCGAAAGAGGCGAAATACCAAGGCTTATTGACGTATGCCATTGTGGATATTTTGAGCCATACCGCGCGGAAAATTACCTACGGCGAGCTCGCGGAACTGGTTCGGCAACGCTATCCGCAATGGGGCCGGACGGCTGGCCCCACGCCGGTTGTCGAAGGCCTGGCTAAGGACTGCGAAGTATTAGGGCTGCAGCGCTGGCCTGGCCGCTCAGCCATGCGTTGGCGAAAAGATGGAACGGATGGATTCGTTCTTAACGAAGGTTCGGTTCAAGGCCTAACCCCGGGGACCGTGGTGGCCCTTTATCCGTCGATCGAATCAACAACGGCTCCGTCGAACGAGAAGGAGCTGCTGGGTTACGCCAAAGTCAAACATTGCGAGTTGTTAGAATCTGACGTCAAATTGGCAGCATACTCCGGCATGTCGGAACCGCGCCAAGCTAAATTGCCGGCTCATGGCCGGTTTGAAGTCGTCTGGACCGATTACGGTTCCCAGCGGTTGAAGCTGGGCGTTGACGCTGCCTCGGGAAATCTGCAGCAACTTAGCGCCGATTTAAAAGCGGCTTTAGCCAAAGAGGGTTTATTAGAGTTCGTTGATGACATGCACCTGGCACAGTGGGTGGTGCAAATGCGCGACGGAAAGTTAGTGCTGCTATCGAAAGATGCAGCGGAGATTGGTGGAACGCCGCCGCCGGAAGCAGCCCTGTTTAGCATCCAGGGACAGCCAACCGCCGAGATTGTGCATATGCTAGAAGAAATTGCCAGGGCCCAAAACCTGCTCACGCTGACTGCGGCGCAGCAAACGGATAAGCTGCGAGGCGCCGGACAGGATGATGATCCCTCACACCCCAACGTGGAATTAAAGATTTTGCGCTGCAAAAGCAAAACTGATCCTGGGACGGAAATCGATCTGGCAAAGGAACCGCTCACCCTACTGCCAAACGATCTCATTCGTTGGCGGATGACGAATCATGGTCAGTCCGATATGGCAGCGACGCTTTTATATATTGACGCTGGCTTTGGCATTAAAGCCATCTTTCCTCGCGCCGGCTCGGGAACGGACAACTTGCTCACCAAAAAGGAAGGCACGCAGCAGACCAAAGTTTGGCGTATTACCGCCGATCCGGTAGGGAACGAGCATGTCGTTTTAATTGCGGTTCCCAGGCAGGCCGGGAATCAGGCGCCCGATTTCAGCTTTTTAGAGCAATCCACGTTGCCATTAATGCGCGGCGCTGATGATCCCGAAGCGGCGAGCCTGGAATCTCCCCTGGGCAAATTGTTAAAGAACGCCATGTACGAAAACGGAACTCGTGGCGGAGCGCCGGTAGACGATATCATTGACACCCAACTGTCGCTGCAATCCTGGCGCGTGGGAGCCGAAAAATAG